The genomic DNA AATGTCGACAATGCCCGCCTGCAGCTGGACTACGCCCGCATCACCGCGCCGATCAGCGGCCGCCTCGGCCTGCGCCAGGTCGACCGCGGCAACCTGGTGTCCAGTTCGGACACCAACGGCCTGGTGGTGATCACGCAGACCCAGCCGATCTCGGTGGTGTTCACGCTGCCCGAGACGCAATTGCCCGAAGTGCGCGCCGAACTGGCAGAGGGCCGCACGCTGGCGGTGGAAGCCTATGACCGCGCCGACACCCGCCGCATCGCATCCGGCATGCTGGAGACGCTGGACAACCAGATCGATGTCACCACCGGCACCCTCAAGCTCAAGGCCAGGTTCGACAACCAGGACGACGCCCTGTTTCCCAACCAGTTCGTCAACGTGCGCCTGCACGTGCTGAAGCGCAAGGGCGTGACCGCGATCCCGACGGCGGCGGTGCAGCAGGGTTCGGCCGGGGCCTTCGTGTTCCAGGTGCAGCCGGACAACACGGTGCAGGTCAGGCAGGTCAAGCTGGGCGCCATCAACAATGGCATGGTGGCCGTCAACGAAGGCCTGCAGCCGGGCGACCGCGTCGTCACCGAGGGCACCGACCGCCTGCGCGCCGGCGCCAAGGTCGAGGTGGTGGGCGGCGACGAGGTGATCCCCGCCGCCAAGGACAAGTCGCTGGGCGGGGGCGCGCCGGCGGGCACCACGCCCGCCACGCGCTGATCGAGGGGCCGCCCCGTGAGCCCGTCGCGCCTGTTCATCCTGCGGCCCGTGGCCACCACGCTGTCGATGGTGGCCATCCTGATCGCGGGCTTCATTGCTTACCGCATGCTGCCGGTGTCGGCGCTGCCCGAAGTCGACTACCCCACCATCCAGGTGACCACGCTGTATCCGGGCGCCAGCCCGGACGTGATGACGTCGCTGGTGACCTCGCCGCTGGAACGGCAGTTCGGCCAGATGCCGGGCCTGAACCAGATGTCGTCGACCAGTTCGGGCGGCGCCTCGGTCATCACCATGCAGTTCAACCTGACGCTGCCGCTGGACGTGGCCGAGCAGCAGGTGCAGGCCGCCATCAACGCGGCATCCAACCTGCTGCCCAGCGACCTGCCGGTGCCGCCGACCTACAACAAGGTCAACCCGGCCGACGCGGCGGTGCTGACGCTGGCCATCACCTCGCCCACCATGCCGCTGCCGCAGGTGCGCGACCTGGTCGATACGCGGGTGGCGCAGAAGCTGTCGCAGATCCCCGGCGTGGGCCTGGTGAGCGTGGCGGGCGGGCAGCGTCCGGCCGTGCGGGTGCAGGTCAATCCGCAGGCGCTGGCGGCCAATGGCCTGGGGCTGACCGACCTGCGCGCCGCCGTGGTGGGCGCCAACGTCAACCAGCCCAAGGGCAACCTGGACGGGCCGCTGCGCTCGACCACCATCAACGCCAATGACCAGCTCAAGTCGCCCACCGACTACAACGACCTGATCATCGCCTACAAGAACAACGCGCCGCTGCGCCTGTCGGACGTGGCGCGCGCGGTCGAGGGCGCCGAGGACACGCGCCAGGCCGCCTGGGCCGGCGACAAGCCGGCCATCCTGCTGAACATCCAGCGCCAGCCCGGCGCCAACGTCATCGACGTGGTCAACCGCATCCAGGCGCTGCTGCCGCAGCTGCGCGCGGCGCTGCCGGCCACGCTGGACGTGGCGGTGGTGTCCGACCGCACGCAGACCATCCGCGATTCGGTGGCCGACGTGCAGTTCGAGATGCTGCTGGCCGTGGCGCTGGTGGTGATGGTGACCTTCGTGTTCCTGCGCAGCCTGACCGCGACGCTGATTCCCAGCGTGGTGGTGCCGCTGTCGCTGGTGGGCACCTTCGGCATCATGTACCTGGCCGGCTTCTCCATCAACAACCTGACGCTGATGGCGCTGACCATCGCCACCGGCTTCGTGGTGGACGACGCCATCGTCATGATCGAGAACATCGCCCGTCACATCGAAGAGGGCGAGACGCCGCTGCAGGCCGCGCTCAAGGGCGCGCAGCAGATCGGTTTCACGCTGATCTCGCTGACCTTCTCGCTGATCGCGGTGCTGATCCCGCTGCTGTTCATGACCGAGGTGGTGGGGCGGCTGTTCCGCGAATTCGCCATCACGCTGGCGGTGTCGATCCTGATTTCGCTGGTGGTGTCGCTGACGCTGACGCCGATGATGTGCGCGCGCCTGCTGCGCGCCGAATCCGAGCAGAAGCACGGGCGCTTTCACCAGGTCACCGGCGCCTTCATCGACCGCACCATCGCCGCCTACGACCGCATGCTGCAGAAGGTGCTGCGCCACCAGCCGCTGACGTTGCTGGTGGCCCTGGCCACTTTCGCGCTGACGGTGCTGTTGTACATCCTGGTTCCCAAGGGCTTTTTCCCGCAGCAGGATACCGGGCTGATCCAGGCCATCACGCAGGCGCCGCAGTCCATTTCGTTCACCGCCATGGCCGAGCGCCAGCAGGCGGCGGCGCGGCTGGCGCTGGAGGATCCGGACGTGCAGGCGGTGTCGTCCTTCATCGGCGTGGACGGCAGCAACGCCACCCTCAGCGCCGGCCGCATGCAGATCGCGCTCAAGCCGCAGGCCGAGCGCAACGGCGACCTGCGCACGGTCATGGCGCGGCTGCAGCAAGCCTTCGGCAAGCAGGACGGCCTGACCGTCTACATGCAGCCGGTGCAGGACCTGACCATCGAGGACCGCGTCAGCCGCACGCAGTACCAGATGACGCTGTCCAACCCGGACCTGAAGGTGCTGAGCGAATGGACGCCCAAGCTGATCGACCGGCTGCGCCAGGTGCCGGGCCTGAAGGACGTGACCGATGACCTGCAGGACGACGGCCTGCAGACCTGGGTCGAGATCGACCGCGACGCCGCCTCGCGCCTGGGCATCACCGCCTCCGTGGTGGACGAGGCGCTGTACGACGCTTTCGGCCAGCGCCTGATTTCGACCATCTTCACCCAGTCGAGCCAGTACCGCGTGGTGCTGGAGGTGCAGCCGCAGTTCCAGATGAACCCGGCCGCGCTGGGGCAGATCCACGTGCCGACCTCGACCGGCGCGCAGGTGCCGCTGTCGTCCATCGCCCGCATCACCGAGGGCAAGACGGTGCTGGCGGTGAACCGGCTGGACCAGTTCCCGATGGTGACGGTGTCGTTCAACCTGGCGCCGGGCGCGTCGCTGTCGGCCGCGGTCGAGGCAATCACCGCGGCCGAGGCCGAGATCGGCATGCCGGCCAGCGTCGAGACGCGCTTCCAGGGGGCGGCGCTGGCGTTCCAGAACTCGCTGTCGAGCACGCTGTGGCTGATCCTGGCGGCCATCGTCACCATGTACATCGTGCTGGGCGTGCTGTACGAAAGCTATATCCACCCGATCACCATCCTGTCGACGCTGCCGTCGGCCGGGGTGGGGGCGCTGCTGGCGCTGCTGATCAGCGGCACCGAGCTGGACATGATCGGCATCATCGGCATCATCCTGCTGATCGGCATCGTCAAGAAGAACGCCATCATGATGATCGACTTCGCGCTCGACGCCGAGCGCAAGCGCGGCCTGTCGCCGCGCGCGGCGATCCATGAGGCGGCGCTGCTGCGCTTCCGGCCGATCCTGATGACCACGCTGGCGGCGTTGTTCGGCGCGCTGCCGCTGATGCTGTCCACGGGCACCGGCGCCGAGCTGCGCCAGCCGCTGGGCCTGGTGATGGTGGGCGGCCTGCTGCTGAGCCAGGTGCTGACGCTGTTCACCACGCCCGTGATCTACCTGATGTTCGACCGCATGTCGCGGCGCTGGCGCGGCATGCGCGAGGCGCGCGCCGGGAGCGCGCCGTGATCCTGTCGGCGCCCTTCATCGTCCGGCCGGTGGCGACCACGCTGTTGTCGCTGGCGGTCGTGCTGGCGGGCATGCTGTCGTTCTTCCTGTTGCCGGTGGCGCCGCTGCCGCAGATGGACATTCCCACCATCTCGGTGTCGGCCAGCCTGCCGGGCGCCAGCCCCGAGACCATGGCGTCCAGCGTCGCCACGCCGCTGGAGCGTTCGCTGGGCAGCATCGCCGGCGTGACCGAGATGACCTCCAGCAGCTCGCAGGGCTCGACCCGCGTGACGCTGCAGTTCGACCTGTCGCGCGACATCAACGGCGCCGCGCGCGACGTGCAGGCGGCCATCAACGCCGCCCGCTCGCTGCTGCCCACCAGCCTGCGCAGCAATCCCACGTACCACAAGTCCAATCCGTCGGACGCGCCGATCATGACGCTGGCGATGACGTCCGATACGCTCAGCCAGGGCCAGATGTACGACCTGGCCTCGACCATCGTGGCGCAGAAACTGTCGCAGGTGGACGGGGTTGGCGAGGTCACGGTGGGCGGCAGTTCGCTGCCGGCGGTGCGCGTGACCGTGCTGCCGGGCGCGCTGGCCAATCGCGGCGTGTCGCTGGACGAGGTGCGCACGGCGCTGGCCAATGCCAACGCCAACCGGCCCAAGGGCGTGCTGGAGAATGACCAGTACCACTGGCAGATCATGGTCAACGACCAGCTCAGCCGCGCCGAACAATACCGGCCGCTGATCGTGGCCTGGCGCGACGGCGCGCCGGTGCGGGTGTCGGACGTGGCCAAGGTCGAGGACTCCGTCGAGGACCTGTTCCAGACCGGTTTCTACAACCAGCGCAACGCGATCCTGATGATCGTGCGGCGCCAGGCCGACGCCAACATCATCGAGACCGTGGACGCGGTGCGCGCGCAACTGCCGACGCTGCTGGCGCTGATGCCGGCCGACGTGCAGCTGACCGTGGCGCAGGACCGCACCCCCAGCATCCGCGCCTCGCTGCACGAGGCCGAGCTGACGCTGATCATCGCGGTGGGCCTGGTGGTGCTGGTGGTGTTGCTGTTCCTGCGGCGCTGGCGCGCGGCCATCATTCCCAGCGTCGCGGTGCCGGTGTCGCTGATCGGCACCTTCTGCATCATGTATCTGTGCGGGTTCACGCTCAACACCATTTCGCTGATGGCGCTGATCGTGGCCACCGGCTTCGTGGTGGACGATGCCATCGTGGTGCTGGAGAACATCATGCGGCACGTCGAGAACGGC from Achromobacter xylosoxidans includes the following:
- a CDS encoding MdtB/MuxB family multidrug efflux RND transporter permease subunit gives rise to the protein MSPSRLFILRPVATTLSMVAILIAGFIAYRMLPVSALPEVDYPTIQVTTLYPGASPDVMTSLVTSPLERQFGQMPGLNQMSSTSSGGASVITMQFNLTLPLDVAEQQVQAAINAASNLLPSDLPVPPTYNKVNPADAAVLTLAITSPTMPLPQVRDLVDTRVAQKLSQIPGVGLVSVAGGQRPAVRVQVNPQALAANGLGLTDLRAAVVGANVNQPKGNLDGPLRSTTINANDQLKSPTDYNDLIIAYKNNAPLRLSDVARAVEGAEDTRQAAWAGDKPAILLNIQRQPGANVIDVVNRIQALLPQLRAALPATLDVAVVSDRTQTIRDSVADVQFEMLLAVALVVMVTFVFLRSLTATLIPSVVVPLSLVGTFGIMYLAGFSINNLTLMALTIATGFVVDDAIVMIENIARHIEEGETPLQAALKGAQQIGFTLISLTFSLIAVLIPLLFMTEVVGRLFREFAITLAVSILISLVVSLTLTPMMCARLLRAESEQKHGRFHQVTGAFIDRTIAAYDRMLQKVLRHQPLTLLVALATFALTVLLYILVPKGFFPQQDTGLIQAITQAPQSISFTAMAERQQAAARLALEDPDVQAVSSFIGVDGSNATLSAGRMQIALKPQAERNGDLRTVMARLQQAFGKQDGLTVYMQPVQDLTIEDRVSRTQYQMTLSNPDLKVLSEWTPKLIDRLRQVPGLKDVTDDLQDDGLQTWVEIDRDAASRLGITASVVDEALYDAFGQRLISTIFTQSSQYRVVLEVQPQFQMNPAALGQIHVPTSTGAQVPLSSIARITEGKTVLAVNRLDQFPMVTVSFNLAPGASLSAAVEAITAAEAEIGMPASVETRFQGAALAFQNSLSSTLWLILAAIVTMYIVLGVLYESYIHPITILSTLPSAGVGALLALLISGTELDMIGIIGIILLIGIVKKNAIMMIDFALDAERKRGLSPRAAIHEAALLRFRPILMTTLAALFGALPLMLSTGTGAELRQPLGLVMVGGLLLSQVLTLFTTPVIYLMFDRMSRRWRGMREARAGSAP
- a CDS encoding MdtA/MuxA family multidrug efflux RND transporter periplasmic adaptor subunit, which gives rise to MSDSRPVSSPSRWTRRRIIGLAVLLLVAAGIAWWALRPATAPGNAGGGRPGAGGRPNMAAAMANMAVPVRVASAVTQDIDIYLKSLGTVTAYNTVTVRSRVSGELVDVPFQEGQRVKAGDLLAQVDPRAFQVALDQARGTQMQNLALLENARRDLQRYQALFKQDSIAKQQVDTQAALVRQYEGTIKSDQANVDNARLQLDYARITAPISGRLGLRQVDRGNLVSSSDTNGLVVITQTQPISVVFTLPETQLPEVRAELAEGRTLAVEAYDRADTRRIASGMLETLDNQIDVTTGTLKLKARFDNQDDALFPNQFVNVRLHVLKRKGVTAIPTAAVQQGSAGAFVFQVQPDNTVQVRQVKLGAINNGMVAVNEGLQPGDRVVTEGTDRLRAGAKVEVVGGDEVIPAAKDKSLGGGAPAGTTPATR